One window of Watersipora subatra chromosome 3, tzWatSuba1.1, whole genome shotgun sequence genomic DNA carries:
- the LOC137391372 gene encoding peptidyl-prolyl cis-trans isomerase-like 1: MSGIPSKSWQPPRVLVQTTMGDIEVELYWKHCPNTCRNFAELAKRGYYNGVVFHRIISNFMIQGGDPTGTGRGGASIYGKEFDDEIHDDLKHSGAGILSMANSGPNTNGSQFFITLAPTQWLDGKHAIFGRVSQGMTVVKMMGMVETDKDDRPTVEVKILKCQIIP; the protein is encoded by the exons ATGTCTGGCATTCCATCTAAAAGCTGGCAGCCGCCAAGGGTATTGGTTCAAACAAC GATGGGTGATATTGAAGTTGAGCTTTATTGGAAACATTGCCCAAATACTTGTCGGAACTTTGCGGAGCTAGCCAAACGTGGATACTACAATGGCGTTGTCTTTCACAGAATCATTTCCAACTTCATGATTCAGGGTGGCGATCCTACTGGCACTG GAAGAGGGGGAGCTTCAATATATGGTAAAGAGTTTGATGATGAAATTCATGATGACTTGAAGCACAGTG GCGCAGGAATATTATCCATGGCTAATAGTGGTCCAAATACAAACGGCAGCCAATTTTTCATCACACTTGCACCCACGCAATGGTTGGACGGCAAGCATGCAATATTTGGCAGAGTGAGCCAAGGAATGACAGTTGTAAAAATGATGGGCATGGTGGAAACAGACAAAGATGACAGGCCAACTGTGGAAGTAAAAATTCTAAAATGTCAAATTATACCTTGA